The following nucleotide sequence is from Dyella sp. BiH032.
TGCTCTCGGTAGAGGAGGTGAAGTCGCTGGCCGTGCTGCAGGGCCTGGCCAAGCAGTTGGGCGACGACTATCCAGTGAAGTACGAAGCGTTCCTGCTGCCGGGTCATGATCCGAGCGGCATCAACGTGGGCTTCCTGGTGCGCACCGACCGCGTGCGCGTGCAGTCGGTGCGGCAGCTGGCCGCGGACGAAACCTGGGACGACAACGGCAGCACCGCGTTCGTCCACGATCATCCGCCGCTGCTGCTGACGGCCGAAGTGCGCGGCATGCGCTTCCACGTGATCTCGGTGCACCCGAAGGCGCGCACCAATGTCGATAAGGACACTGCCACGGCCGTGCGCGACCGCCAGAAGCGCTTCACCCAGGCCGTCTCGCTGGCCCGCCAGGTGCAGGACCTGCAGCTGCGCTACCCCTCGCGGCCGCTGCTGGTAGTGGGCGACTTCAACGCCTACCAGTTCAGTGATGGCTGGGTGGACGTGGTGGGCCTCGTCTCGGGTCGGTACAAGGACAGCGAGAACCTCCTGAAGCTCGGCCAGAACATCGTGCGCCCGGCGCTGTGGAACGCGGTGGAATCGGTGCCGGAGAACGATCGCTATTCGTTCCTGTTCACCGAAAACTTCGGCGAGATCCAGGGCTACACCAACGCCGGCAGCGGCAATTCAGGCCGCCAGGTGCCGACGGTGCAGGTGCTCGATCATGCCCTGCTGAACCGCGCCGCCGCCTTCCGTTTTCTGCGCATGCAATACGGCCGCGCCGACCTGGACGCGCCGGCGCAGACCGAGGCCGACGCCGCCAATGCGGCAGATTGGACCAAGGCGATCGGCGCGTCGGATCACGACGGTTTCGTGGTCGATCTGTTCGCCCCGGCCTTCTTCGATCCGCATGGTGAGCATGATCGCGGGCACGACGACGAGCATGGCCATCACGGCAAAGACCACTGATCGAAGCCGGTCATGACGAAAAGACCGCACCCGGCGACGGGTGCGGCTTTTTTTTGCCCTTCGGCGCATGCCGCAAGGCCATGACGACGAGCCGTCTGCGCCGGCCTGGTGGACTAGCCGCGGAAGCGGTCGGTCGCTTCCAGCAGCTCGTGCGCGATGCCGGGTTCCAGCGCGGAATGCCCGGCATCCGCCACCACTCGCAACTCCGCTTCCGGCCACGCGCGATGCAGGTCCCACGCGCTGCGCATCGGGCACACGACGTCGTAACGTCCTTGCACGATCACGGCGGGAATCTTGCGGATGCGCTCCACGTTGCGCAGCAACTGGTCGTCGTGCTCGAAGAAACCGCCGTGCACGAAGTAGTGGCATTCGATGCGGGCGAAGGCGAGCGCGAACTCGTCCTCGCCGCTGGAGGCGATGTGGCCGGGATCCTGGTACAGGTGGCTGGTGGCGGCCTCCCACACCGACCAGGCGCGCGCAGCTTCCACGCGCACCTTCGAGTCGCTGCTGGTAAGGCGGCGGTAATAGGCGCTCATCATGTCGCCACGCTCGGCTTCCGGGATCGCGGCCAAGTAGCTCTCCCACGCGTCGGGGAACAGCGCGTCACAACCCTTCTGGTAGAACCACTCCAGTTCCCAGCGACGCAGCATGAAGATGCCGCGCAGCACGAGTTCCGTGACCTTGTCCGGATGGGTCTGCGCGTAGGCCAGCGCCAGCGTCGAGCCCCAGGAACCGCCGAATACCTGCCAGCGCGCGATGCCCAGGTGCTCGCGGATGCGCTCGATGTCGGCCACCAGGTGCCAGGTGGTGTTGTCGGTCAGCTCCGCATGAGGCGTCGACTTGCCGCAGCCGCGCTGGTCGAACAGCACGATGCGATAGGCCTTGGGGTCGAAGAAGCGGCGGTAGCTCGGATTGATGCCGCCGCCGGGGCCGCCGTGCAGGAACACGACCGGCTTGCCGTCCGGGTTGCCGCACTGCTCGTAATGGAGCGTGTGCAGGTCGGACACCTTGAGCATGCCGGTGTCGTACGGCTCGATCTCGGGATACAGCGTGCGGCGTTCCTGGGCCATGCGTGGCTCCTCCGGCGATTCAAAGCGCGAAGGCTAGCATGCGGCCGGAACCGGAGCGTTCGGCCGCCTTAGAAGAGCTTGCCCGGATTGAGGACGCCGCGGGGATCGAAGACTTGCTTCAGTCCACGCATCAGCGCGATTTCCGCCGCGCTGCGCGTACCTTCCAGGTACGGCTTCTTCACCAGCCCGATGCCGTGCTCGGCCGAGATGCTGCCGCCGTGCCGCTGCAACACGCCAGCCAGCAGCCTGGTCACGTGCTCGCATTGGGCGATGAAATCCGCGTCGGCCAGCTCGGCCGGCTTGAGCACGTTGATGTGCAGGTTGCCGTCACCGATGTGACCGAACCACACCACTTCGAAGTGCGGGTATTCGCGACCCAGCAGCGCCTGGATCTCTTCGAGAAACGCCGGCAGCGCGCCAATGCGCAGGGAGATGTCGTTCTTGTAGGGCTTGTGCGGCGCCAGGCTTTCGGTGATGCCTTCGCGCAGCCGCCACAGCGCGGCGGCCTGGGCCTCGCTCTGGGCGATGGCGCCATCGGCGATCCAGCCTTCGTTGACACCCTGCTCGAACGCCGCCAGCGCGGCATCCTGTGCCGATTCGTCGGCCGCGTCGAACTCCGTCACCACGTAGAACGAATGGTCGCCGTCGATCGCGCGCTGCGCACCGTGCGCCAGCACGTGGCGCAAAGCCACGTCGGTGAAGAACTCGAATGCCTGCAGTTTCAGCCGCGCGCGGAACAGTGCGAACACCTGCATCAGCGCCGCCATGTCCGGCAACGCCAGCAACATCACCTGCGACGGCGGCGGCGGATCGGTGAGGCGCAGCGTCGCCTCCACCACCACGCCGAGCGTGCCTTCGGAGCCGATCGTCAGGTGGCGCAGGTCGTAGCCGCTGGAGTTCTTGATCAGCCCGCGGTTGAGCTCGAGCAACTCGCCGTTGCCGGCCACCACCTTGACCCCGGCGATCCATTCGCGGGTATTGCCATAGCGGATCACCCGGATGCCGCCGGCGTTGGTGGCAATGTTGCCGCCGATCGAGCACGAGCCGCGCGCTGCGAAATCCACGGGATAGATCAGCCCATGGTTGCGCGCCGCTTCCTGCGCCGCCTGCAGGGTGATGCCCGCCTGCACGGTGAGGCTGCGATCGATGGCATCGAAGCCGAGCACCCGGTTCATCCGCTCCAGGCTGAGCACCAGTTCGCCATGCGCCGCCACGGCTCCGCCCGACAGGCCGGTGCGCCCGCCGGAAGGCACCAGCGCGATGCCGTGCTCGTTCGCCCAGCGAATGATGGCCTGCACCTCTTCCACCGCCGCGGGAAACGCGATGGCGAGCGGCGCCGGGGTCCAGCGACGGGTCCAGTCGCGGCCGTAGTGCTCCAGGTCCGATGGCTCGGTCAAGAGGCGCAGAGACGGCAGACGGGCGGCCAGTTCGGCCAGGGCGGCGGCATTCGGGGCCGGGTCGGGCGAGGTCATGGCAACTCCGGTGGCGGGTCGCCCAGCCTGCCAGCCCCAGCCGTTGCGGTCCAGTGCTGCGCTGCCGCATAGTGCGGGTTTGCGAAACCCGTCCGGCGGCCCATGAAAACCTCGTTTCCGAAAGAAGACATCAAGGTCCTCCTCCTGGAGGGCGTCAGCCCGAGCGCCGTGGAAACCTTCCGCCGCGCCGGCTACAGCCAGATCGAGTACCACGAGAAATCGCTGCCGGAAACCGAGCTGAAAGCGCGCATCGCCGAAGCGCACATCGTGGGCATCCGCTCGCGCAGCCACCTCACCGCCGAAGTGCTGGAACAGGCGCGCCGGCTGATCGCCGTCGGATGCTTCTGCATCGGCACGAACCAGGTGGACCTGGAGGCGGCGAAGATTCACGGCGTGCCGGTGTTCAATGCCCCCTACTCCAACACCCGCAGCGTGGCCGAGCTGGTGATCGCCGAGGCGATCATGCTGTTGCGCGGCATCCCGCAGAAGAACGCGCTGTGCCACCGCGGCGGCTGGACCAAGTCCGCGGCCGGCAGCTACGAAGTGCGCGACAAGGTGCTGGGCATCGTCGGCTACGGCCACATCGGCACCCAGGTGGGCGTGCTGGCCGAAGCCCTGGGCATGCGGGTGATCTTCCACGACATCGAGACCAAGCTCTCGCTGGGCAACGCCCGCGCCGCCGGCAGCCTGGACGACCTGCTGGAACGCGCCGACGTGGTGACCTTGCATGTGCCGGAGACGCCCGCCACCAAGCTGATGATCGGCGCCACCGAGCTGGCGAAGATGCGCAAAGGCTCGCTACTGATCAATGCCTCGCGCGGCACCGTGGTGGACATCGACGCGCTGGCCGCCGCGCTGCATGCCGGCCATCTGGCCGGCGCGGCGGTGGACGTCTTCCCGATGGAACCCAAGGGCAACGACGATCCGTTCGTCTCGCCGCTGGTCGGCATGGACAACGTGATCCTCACCCCGCACATCGGCGGCAGCACGCTGGAAGCGCAGGACAACATCGGCATCGAAGTGGCGAGCAAGCTGGTGCGGTACAGCGACAACGGTTCGACGCTGTCGGCGGTGAACTTCCCCGAAGTGACCCTGCCCGAGCATCCGAACAGCCGGCGCCTGCTGCACATCCATCGCAACGTTCCGGGTGTGCTGTCGCGCATCAACGAGCTGTTCTCGGCGGGCAACATCAACATCGACGCGCAGTTCCTGCAGACCGATCCGCAAGTGGGCTACGTGGTGATCGACGTCTCGGCCGACAAACAGCAGGCTGGCGTATTGAAGGACAAGCTCGCCGCCATCCCCGGCACGCTGCGCAGCCGCGTACTTTATTGAGCGATCGCCACTGAGCGATCGCCGAGGCGGGGAGATGCGGTCCCCGCCGATACATGCCCTTCACCGGACCACGCGTAAAGGTGGCGGGGACGCGATCCACCGATCAGACGCCCACCGTGCGCGCCATGAGCAAAATCGTCCTGCCGGACCGCATGATCGAGATCGGGATCACCACGCCCGGTCCGCCCGAGGTATTGCAGCCGCGCACGGTGCCGTTGCCCGTGCCGGCGCGGGACGAACTGCTGGTGAAGGTGGAAGCCGCCGGCGTTAACCGACCCGACGTCATCCAGCGGATGGGGCACTACCCGATGCCGCCTGGCGCGCATCCCACGCCGGGCCTGGAAATCGCGGGCGAGGTAGTGGCGCTGGGAAGCGACGCGCAGGGGTTCGCGCTCGGTGACCGCGTCTGCGGGCTGACCAACGGCGGCGGCTATGCGGAGTACTGCGCCCTGCCAGCGGGGCAGGCCCTGCCCATTCCCGATGGCGTCGATGCCATCCGTGCCGCGGCCATTCCCGAAACCTTCTTCACCGTGTGGGCCAATCTGTTCCGGATCGGCCGCGCGACGCCGGGGGAGCGGGTGCTCATCCATGGTGGCACGAGCGGTATCGGTACCACGGCGCTCATGCTGTGCCGCGAGTTCGGCATCACCGCTTTCGCCACCGCCGGCAGCGAACACAAGTGCGCGGTGGTGCGCCACCTGGGCGCCGAGGCGATCAACTACCACAAGGAGAACTTCGCGCTCGCCATTCTCGGCAAGACCGAGGGGCACGGCGTCGACGTGATCCTGGACATCATGGGCGGCTCATACTTCGAACGGAACCTGGCCTCCCTGGCGCGCGATGGCCGGCTGGTCGTCATCGGCTTTCTGGGGGGCACGCGTGCGGAGGTGGTCGACCTGCAGACCCTGGCGCTCAAGCGCGCCACGGTCACCGGCTCCACCATGCGGGCCCGCAGCCCGGCGGAGAAGGCCGAGATCGCCAACGACCTGCGCGCGCACGTGTGGCCCGTGCTGACCGCCGGCCGCTGCCTGCCGATCGTCCACGAGGTGTTTCCGCTCACCCGCGCGGTCGAGGCGCATCGCCTGATGGAAAGCGGGGAGCACGTCGGGAAGATCGTGCTGAAGGTCGCCTAGCCCAGCGCGGCATGCAGCAGCGCCAGCCAGCCCGCGGGCGCCGCGAACGCCAGGTAGAGCGCGAGCGCCTGCCCGGCCATCACGCATGGCAGGCCGATCCGATAGACCTGATGCACGCGGCCTTCCACCACCAGGTCGCGCAACAAGCCCAGGCCGATCAGCCCGTCGACGTACAGGTACCAGGTATTGACCGGCACCAAGGCCCGCGGGAAACGGGCGAACGCGGCAACGGTCAATGCGCAGGTGGCGATCAACATAAGCCGCCGGTGGAACGCCGGCTGCCTGCGCCAGTGCAGCGCGAAGCCGAAGCTCACGGCGAAGGTCAGCATGTCGTTGAAGGAGATGGCCAGGAAGGCGTCATGCACTGGTCCCTGCCGCACATGCCATTGCCGCATCATCAGCGCGGTGGCCACGCCCAGCACAGGCAAGGCAATGCCCAGGCCCGCGCCGAACCGGCCGAGCCACCGATGCAGACGCACACCATGCAGCCGCACCAGCCCCGATTGCATGAGGAACAGGACGACCCAGCCGGTACATACCAGGGCGTGGGCATGCAGGACCCACGGCAATGGCTGCGCCTCCGGCCGATGCAGCAGCCGTTCGTCCAAGCCCCGACCGAAGCCGTAGACAACCACCACCAGTACGAGCCAGGCCATGCCGAAGTAGAACCAGCGTTCGAGCGCATTGCGGCAGCGGTCGACGAAACCCGCGGACGCGGCCACGGCGATCGGGGGGAAGGTCTTCATGTAGCCTCTCGGCGAACAGGGGGCCCTACCCTCGCCAGGCCGGATGTTCGAGTCCTGAAATGGGTCTGAAATGCCGTTGAAGAACTCTGAAGGCGCACGATACGGCCGACGCGCTCGACCAAGGAGAACGCAATGAAAGCCAGCTGCAGCCATCTCGATGGCATCCGCGACGTCACCCCCAGCGCCGCCGGGTGCGAGGAATGCCTGAAGATCGGCAGCCCATGGGTCCACTTGCGTATCTGCCGGACCTGCGGCCATGTCGGCTGCTGCGACGATTCACCCAACCGGCACGCCACCAAGCATTACCGCCACACCGGCCACCCCATCATCGAGGGCTACGACCCGCCGGAAGGCTGGGGCTGGTGCTATGTGGATGAGGTTTCATTCGACCTTTCGGACCGCAAGACGCCCCACCCTGGTCCGATCCCGCGCTACGTCTAGGGCCGCCTAAAAGAAAGGCGCCACGAGGGCGCCTTTCGAAAACATCACCGTAATTGGTCGGGGCGGCCGGATTCGAACCGACGACCCTTTGCCCCCCAGGCAAATGCGCTACCAGGCTGCGCTACGCCCCGACGCTACGGCAAGTGGGAAAGTCTAGCAGCTAGGCCATGCTTTTCAAAAGAGCACGGCCCGCGAAAGCGGCGAACCGCGCTCAGCGGCGCAGCAGGCTCAGGACTTCTTCCAGCTCCATGCGCACCTGGCGCACGATCTGGTGGGAAATGCTCGATTCCATGCGCGCCTGCGGGCCTTCCAGCCGGGCGCGCGCGCCGGTGATGGTGAAGCCTTCGTCGTACAGCAGGGCGCGGATCTGCCGGATCATCAGCACGTCGTGGCGCTGGTAGTAACGGCGGTTGCCGCGACGCTTGACCGGATTGAGCGCGGGAAACTCCTGCTCCCAGTAGCGCAGCACGTGCGGCTTCACGCCACACAGCTCGCTGACCTCACCGATGGTGAAGTAGCGCTTGGCCGGAATGGCCGGGAGTTCGGTGTTATTCCCTTGGTCCAGCATAGCTCTCCACTCTCACCTTGAGTTTCTGCCCCGGACGGAACGTCACCACGCGGCGGGCGGAGATCGGAATCTCCTCGCCGGTCTTCGGGTTGCGTCCCGGACGCTGGTTCTTCTGACGCAGGTCGAAATTGCCGAAGCCGGACAGCTTCACCTGCTCGCCTTTTTCCAACGCTTCGCGGACGACCTCGAAATAGGCGTCCACGAATTCCTTTGCCTCGCGCTTGTTGAGGCCCACCTCGAGAAAGAGGCGCTCGGCCATCTCCGCCTTGGTCAGCGCCATGTCATCCTCGCAATCTTGCCTTGCATGAAGTCTCCAACGCAGTGACTGCCAGTCGCACGCAGCGATCTGCGTCGTCGTCGGTAAGCGTGCGTGAAGCGTCCTGCAAAATCAAGCCCATAGCGAGACTCTTTCGGCCTGTCTCGACGCCTTTTCCGCTGTATCGGTCGAACAGCCGGAGCTCCGTCAGCAGGCCTCCGAGGGCCTCCCGGACACAGTGTTCGACCTGTGCCCAGGCGACCTCCTCCGGAAGGTCCACGGCGATGTCGCGGCGCACCGACGGGAAACGCGGCACCGGCGCGGCTTTGGGCAGGCGGCGTGCCAGGAGCGGCTCCAGGGCCAGCTCGAGGACGTGCACGTCGGGCCCCAGGTCCAGTTCCTTGGCCAGCTGGGGATGCAGCGCGCCGAGATAGCCGGCGGTCTTGCCGTCCTTCGCAATACGAGCGCCCCGCCCCGGATGCAGCCAGGCCGGCAGGCCATCGGCATGCACCGACCAGCGGTGGGGCTCGCCGCCCCAGGCGACGATCGCGTCCAGGTCGCCCTTCAGGTCGTAGAAGTCCAGCGGGCGCGCGGCCTCGCCCCATTGCTCGCCACGGGCTGCGCCGCAGGCGGCGATGGCGAGGCTCGGGGTTTCCACAGGAGGATCACCGGCAGCGAACACGCGGGCCACCTCGAACAGGCGGACGCGCTCCTGCTGACGCGCGCGGTTGTGGCGCAACGCCTCGACCAGGCCGGGCAGCAGCGACGGCCGCATGACGGCCAGATCGGCCGACAGCGGGTTCGCCAGCGGCACGAGATGTTCGGTGAAACCCCAGCGGGCGAGCAGATCTTCCGCCAGGAAGGAGAGGTTCACCGCCTCGTAGTAACCGCGCGCGGCGAGCTGCTCGCGCAATGCGAGCTCGGGGATGCGTGCCTCGGGCTCGGTCGCCAGGCGCAACGCACCGGCCGGGCTATGCGTCGGCACGCGGTCGTAGCCGTAGATGCGGGCGACTTCCTCGACGAGGTCCTCCTCGCGCTCGATGTCGAAGCGGCTGGTTGGCGCGGTGATGCGCCAGCCATCGGCGATCGATTCGACCTGCATGCCGAGCGCGCTGAAGATGCGCGCGACTTCCGCATCGGCCACTTCGAGGCCGAGCACGCGCTTCAGGCGCGTGCGGCGCAGCACCACCGGCGTGGGACGAGGCAGATCGGCCAGGTTCTCGGCCACGAGCACCGGGCCCGCCTTCCCGCCGGCGATCGCGAGCAGCAGCTCGGTGGCGCGCTCCAGCGCGCGGCGCGGCAGTGCCGGGTCGACGCCGCGCTCGAAACGGTGCGACGCATCGGTATGCATGCCCAGCTTGCGCGCGCGCCCCATGATGGCGGCCGGCGCGAAATGCGCCGATTCGAGGAAGATGTCGCGGGTATCGTCGGTGACGCGCGAATCGAAGCCGCCCATGACGCCCGCGACGGCCAGGGCCTTGTGTTCGTCGGCGATCAGCAGGAAGCCCGGATCGAGCTTGGCTTCAGAGCCGTCCAGCAGCTTCAGCGCCTCGCCTTTGCGCGCATGGCGCACGACGATGTCGCCTTCCAGCTTGCCGTTGTCGAACGCGTGCAGCGGCTGGCCCAGCTCGAGCATCACGTAGTTGGTGACGTCGACGATCGCACTGATCGGGCGCAACCCGGAACGGCGCAGGCGCTCGGCCATCCACAGCGGCGTGCGGGCCCGTGCGTCGATGCCTTCGACGATGCGGCCGAGATAGCGCGGCGCGTCGGCGCCGGCTTCCAGCCGGATACCGCGGCGGAAATCGCCGGTGACCGGCGCATCGACCTGCGCCGGCACGCGCACGTGGCTACCGAACAGCGCGGCGACGTCATGGGCGAGACCGACCAGGCCGAGGCAATCCGGGCGGTTCGGCGTGAGCTTCAGTTCGATGCTGGCGTCGGGCAAGCCGAGGTAATCGGCGAGCGGGCGACCGACCGGCGCGTCCGCCGGCAGTTCGAGCAGGCCGGAAGCATCCGCATCGATCCCCAGCTCCTTGGCGGAGCACAA
It contains:
- the pip gene encoding prolyl aminopeptidase, with amino-acid sequence MAQERRTLYPEIEPYDTGMLKVSDLHTLHYEQCGNPDGKPVVFLHGGPGGGINPSYRRFFDPKAYRIVLFDQRGCGKSTPHAELTDNTTWHLVADIERIREHLGIARWQVFGGSWGSTLALAYAQTHPDKVTELVLRGIFMLRRWELEWFYQKGCDALFPDAWESYLAAIPEAERGDMMSAYYRRLTSSDSKVRVEAARAWSVWEAATSHLYQDPGHIASSGEDEFALAFARIECHYFVHGGFFEHDDQLLRNVERIRKIPAVIVQGRYDVVCPMRSAWDLHRAWPEAELRVVADAGHSALEPGIAHELLEATDRFRG
- a CDS encoding FAD-binding oxidoreductase; this translates as MTSPDPAPNAAALAELAARLPSLRLLTEPSDLEHYGRDWTRRWTPAPLAIAFPAAVEEVQAIIRWANEHGIALVPSGGRTGLSGGAVAAHGELVLSLERMNRVLGFDAIDRSLTVQAGITLQAAQEAARNHGLIYPVDFAARGSCSIGGNIATNAGGIRVIRYGNTREWIAGVKVVAGNGELLELNRGLIKNSSGYDLRHLTIGSEGTLGVVVEATLRLTDPPPPSQVMLLALPDMAALMQVFALFRARLKLQAFEFFTDVALRHVLAHGAQRAIDGDHSFYVVTEFDAADESAQDAALAAFEQGVNEGWIADGAIAQSEAQAAALWRLREGITESLAPHKPYKNDISLRIGALPAFLEEIQALLGREYPHFEVVWFGHIGDGNLHINVLKPAELADADFIAQCEHVTRLLAGVLQRHGGSISAEHGIGLVKKPYLEGTRSAAEIALMRGLKQVFDPRGVLNPGKLF
- the serA gene encoding phosphoglycerate dehydrogenase, which gives rise to MKTSFPKEDIKVLLLEGVSPSAVETFRRAGYSQIEYHEKSLPETELKARIAEAHIVGIRSRSHLTAEVLEQARRLIAVGCFCIGTNQVDLEAAKIHGVPVFNAPYSNTRSVAELVIAEAIMLLRGIPQKNALCHRGGWTKSAAGSYEVRDKVLGIVGYGHIGTQVGVLAEALGMRVIFHDIETKLSLGNARAAGSLDDLLERADVVTLHVPETPATKLMIGATELAKMRKGSLLINASRGTVVDIDALAAALHAGHLAGAAVDVFPMEPKGNDDPFVSPLVGMDNVILTPHIGGSTLEAQDNIGIEVASKLVRYSDNGSTLSAVNFPEVTLPEHPNSRRLLHIHRNVPGVLSRINELFSAGNINIDAQFLQTDPQVGYVVIDVSADKQQAGVLKDKLAAIPGTLRSRVLY
- a CDS encoding NAD(P)H-quinone oxidoreductase → MSKIVLPDRMIEIGITTPGPPEVLQPRTVPLPVPARDELLVKVEAAGVNRPDVIQRMGHYPMPPGAHPTPGLEIAGEVVALGSDAQGFALGDRVCGLTNGGGYAEYCALPAGQALPIPDGVDAIRAAAIPETFFTVWANLFRIGRATPGERVLIHGGTSGIGTTALMLCREFGITAFATAGSEHKCAVVRHLGAEAINYHKENFALAILGKTEGHGVDVILDIMGGSYFERNLASLARDGRLVVIGFLGGTRAEVVDLQTLALKRATVTGSTMRARSPAEKAEIANDLRAHVWPVLTAGRCLPIVHEVFPLTRAVEAHRLMESGEHVGKIVLKVA
- a CDS encoding UBP-type zinc finger domain-containing protein, translated to MKASCSHLDGIRDVTPSAAGCEECLKIGSPWVHLRICRTCGHVGCCDDSPNRHATKHYRHTGHPIIEGYDPPEGWGWCYVDEVSFDLSDRKTPHPGPIPRYV
- a CDS encoding MerR family transcriptional regulator, with the protein product MLDQGNNTELPAIPAKRYFTIGEVSELCGVKPHVLRYWEQEFPALNPVKRRGNRRYYQRHDVLMIRQIRALLYDEGFTITGARARLEGPQARMESSISHQIVRQVRMELEEVLSLLRR
- the ihfA gene encoding integration host factor subunit alpha; the encoded protein is MALTKAEMAERLFLEVGLNKREAKEFVDAYFEVVREALEKGEQVKLSGFGNFDLRQKNQRPGRNPKTGEEIPISARRVVTFRPGQKLKVRVESYAGPRE
- the pheT gene encoding phenylalanine--tRNA ligase subunit beta — its product is MKFSENWLRELVDIHADRAALAHALTMAGLEVEELTPLGEQLAGVVVAEIVGAEKHPEADRLQVCRVNAGQGEPLQIVCGAPNARAGIKVPLATVGAELPGGIKIKAAKLRGVESFGMLCSAKELGIDADASGLLELPADAPVGRPLADYLGLPDASIELKLTPNRPDCLGLVGLAHDVAALFGSHVRVPAQVDAPVTGDFRRGIRLEAGADAPRYLGRIVEGIDARARTPLWMAERLRRSGLRPISAIVDVTNYVMLELGQPLHAFDNGKLEGDIVVRHARKGEALKLLDGSEAKLDPGFLLIADEHKALAVAGVMGGFDSRVTDDTRDIFLESAHFAPAAIMGRARKLGMHTDASHRFERGVDPALPRRALERATELLLAIAGGKAGPVLVAENLADLPRPTPVVLRRTRLKRVLGLEVADAEVARIFSALGMQVESIADGWRITAPTSRFDIEREEDLVEEVARIYGYDRVPTHSPAGALRLATEPEARIPELALREQLAARGYYEAVNLSFLAEDLLARWGFTEHLVPLANPLSADLAVMRPSLLPGLVEALRHNRARQQERVRLFEVARVFAAGDPPVETPSLAIAACGAARGEQWGEAARPLDFYDLKGDLDAIVAWGGEPHRWSVHADGLPAWLHPGRGARIAKDGKTAGYLGALHPQLAKELDLGPDVHVLELALEPLLARRLPKAAPVPRFPSVRRDIAVDLPEEVAWAQVEHCVREALGGLLTELRLFDRYSGKGVETGRKSLAMGLILQDASRTLTDDDADRCVRLAVTALETSCKARLRG